CGGTGGTCTCGCGGTGATCAGCGGCAGGTCGAGGAACCCGAAGCCGAACCGCAGCACGGCCTGCGCCGCGTGCGTCGCGATGCCCCTGCCGCGCAGGTCGGGCGTGGTCCAGCAGCTCAGCTCGCCGGCGCGGGTCAGCACGACCTCGCCGACCGCCGTCCCGGTCAGCTGGTCGCACACGGCCCAGGAGCAGGCTTCGCCGCTGTGCCACTGCTCCGCGCGTTCGGCGATGTGCCCGCCCGCCGCGGCCAGGTCGGGGTGCAGCCCGCCGCCCACCAGCGCCACCCGGTCGTCGATCCGGTCGTCGGCGCGGAGTTGGCGCAGGTAGAACTCACCCGCGTTGATCTCGACGGCCTCCATGGGCCGGGAGACTAGTCCGTGACGAAGCCGTCGTAGCGCCGGGCCAGCGCTTCGAGCAGCCCGCGGTGCGCGGCGGCGGCCTGCCCGTCCGGACCGGTGATCAACTCCACCACCCAGTCGGCGTCCTCGACGTCGTCCTCGCCCGCCAGCAGGTCCTTGTGCACCGCGCACGGCGACCAACCGGCCTCGGCCAGCTCGCGCGCGGCTTCCCCGGCGTCGCCGCGGTCGTGCAGCACCAGCAGCAACGACCCGCCGGGACCGGTCGCGCCCGGACCGCCGGCCTCGTCCAGCAGGCCGCGCGACGACAGCGCCCCGTGCAGCGCGGGGAAGTCCGGCGTGTGCACGGCGTCGATGCCGACGGTCCGCGCCGCCTCCGCGTTGGTCGCGTTGTCGTCGCAGAACAACGTCCCGGAGGGGGAGTGCTGCAGCACCCGCAGCGCGCGCCGGAACGCCTCGGGCGACGGCTTGGCCACCCCGAGCCGCGCGGACGACACGACCGCGTCCACCTCGCGGTCCAACCCCAGCGCCGCCAGGTCGTCCGGCAGCCGGTCGGTGGCGTTGGACAGCAACGCCACCCGGCACCGCTCGCGCACCCGCCGCACCAGCTCCAACGCCTCGGGGATCACCTCGCCGGCCCGGGTCCACGCCGCCACCGCGTCCGCCGCGCGTTCCGGCGACAGACCCTCGACGGCCAGCTGCCGCCGCACCGCCGCGCGCCACTCCCCGTCGGTGGCCCGACCGGCCGTCGCGGGACCGGACAGGGAGAACGACACCCGCGCCAACGTGCCGCGCGGCAGGCCGAACCGGTCCTCGACCGGCCCGTCCGGCGGGAACCGCCGCAGCACGCCGTCCAGGTCGAGGAGCAGCAACGACGGCGCGCTCAACGACCACCGATCCGGCTGACGAGCAACATCGTCGCAGGCACCAGCAGGAACACCAGCGGCGTCTTCGCCGCGAAGTACAGCACCACGCTCACCAGCGCGACCACCGTCACCAGGGCGTTGCGGACCCGCGGGTCGAACTCGCCCGCGCGCCGGACCGACGCCCGGCGCGCGGCCGGGACCGGGGTCTCGCGGACCGGCGGCGGGTCGACCGCGGTGAACCGCGGCCGCGGCGCGGGCAGGTCGGCGAACAGCGCGAGCAGGTCACCGCGGGTCTTCGCGGTGGTGACCCGGGCGGAGCGGTCGCCGTACTCGTCCACGGTCAACCGCCCCTCGCCGAGGTGCGTGCCGAGCAGTTCGAGCGCGTGCTGGCGCTCCGCGTCGCCGATCCGGATCTCCCGCTCGCTCACAAAGGTGAGCCTATTCCTTGATCTCGCAGATGACCGTGCCCTGGGTGACCGCCGCGCCCGGCTCGGCGGCCAGGCCGGTGACCACGCCCGACTTGTGCGCGGTGACCGGGTTCTCCATCTTCATGGCCTCCAGCACGACGATCAGCTCGCCCGCCTCGACCTGCTGACCGTCCTCGACCGCGACCTTGACGATGGTGCCCTGCATGGGCGCCGCCACCGCGTCACCGGACGCCGCCGCACCGCCCTTGCCGCCGGCGCGCTTGCGCGGCTTGGTCTTCACGCCCGCCTTCGCGCCGCCACCGCCACCGCCGCCGAACGCCAGGTCACCGGGCAGCGAGACCTCCAGCCGCCGCCCGCCGACCTCGACCACCAGGGTCTGCCGCGGCTCGTCGTCCTCGGCCTCCGCGCCGCCGGCGAACGGCGCGATGGTGTTGTCGAACTCGGTCTCGATCCACCGGGTGTGCACGGTGAAGCCCTCGTCCGTGCCGACGAACGCCGGGTCGCGCACGATCGCGCGGTGGAACGGCAGCACGGTGGCCATGCCCTCCACCACCATCTCGTCCAGCGCGCGCCGCGCCCGCTCCAGGGCCTGCGCGCGGTCCTCGCCGGTGACGATCAGCTTCGCCAGCAGCGAGTCGAACTGGCCGCCGATGACCGTGCCGCTCTCCACGCCCGCGTCCACCCGGACACCGGGGCCGGCGGGCGCGGTGAACGTGGTGACCGTGCCGGGGGCGGGCAGGAAGTTGCGGCCCGCGTCCTCGCCGTTGATGCGGAACTCGATCGAGTGACCGCGCGGGGTCGGGTCCTCGGTGAACCGCAGCGGCTCGCCGGCGGCGATGCGGAACTGCTCGCGCACCAG
This genomic window from Saccharothrix sp. HUAS TT1 contains:
- a CDS encoding DUF1707 domain-containing protein, whose protein sequence is MSEREIRIGDAERQHALELLGTHLGEGRLTVDEYGDRSARVTTAKTRGDLLALFADLPAPRPRFTAVDPPPVRETPVPAARRASVRRAGEFDPRVRNALVTVVALVSVVLYFAAKTPLVFLLVPATMLLVSRIGGR
- a CDS encoding GNAT family N-acetyltransferase, which produces MEAVEINAGEFYLRQLRADDRIDDRVALVGGGLHPDLAAAGGHIAERAEQWHSGEACSWAVCDQLTGTAVGEVVLTRAGELSCWTTPDLRGRGIATHAAQAVLRFGFGFLDLPLITARPPDDAARRVAEKCGFTAGGPLRVWTRLR
- a CDS encoding HAD family hydrolase, producing MSAPSLLLLDLDGVLRRFPPDGPVEDRFGLPRGTLARVSFSLSGPATAGRATDGEWRAAVRRQLAVEGLSPERAADAVAAWTRAGEVIPEALELVRRVRERCRVALLSNATDRLPDDLAALGLDREVDAVVSSARLGVAKPSPEAFRRALRVLQHSPSGTLFCDDNATNAEAARTVGIDAVHTPDFPALHGALSSRGLLDEAGGPGATGPGGSLLLVLHDRGDAGEAARELAEAGWSPCAVHKDLLAGEDDVEDADWVVELITGPDGQAAAAHRGLLEALARRYDGFVTD